Genomic segment of Eleutherodactylus coqui strain aEleCoq1 chromosome 1, aEleCoq1.hap1, whole genome shotgun sequence:
aaactgaacggagtgtcaaactttaactgtcttttaacttttacgtgatcgctattatccattggataatggcgatcacgtgaccgaagtctgctcaccgcggccctcccgtgacatctccaagctcttggcttccctttagtagccaggagcaaggagattttaaatttcctcttgccctccccagcttctgcgcttgcttTTGCCATCTTAgtcacgggcgcatgcgccaaaactggggaaaggtctgcggataaggatcccatcaggggaaaTCACCGGTGGCCttggttaagtaatttcacctccccttacggatcggatccctgacgagaggtgaaaattgagcttttttttgcttttacgtgATTGCGAAAAAATCTGGGggctttaggtacctaattttatctcccctcatggatatgatccatgaggggagatgaaacaaactttttttcttttatttttcacacttttcaactttttttacttttacatgatcgctgttatccattggatagcagcgatcatgtgaccgggaataGCGGCccctggtgacagctccctgctctcggctactcatactagccgggagcagagagtttttaaatttccccggTCTCCCGGCTCTCTgcacatgcgcgtgacgtaatgcgtctggcgcgcatgcgcagatgccaGCGGCAGGGCCAGGGAGAATGAAGGAGACGCTGGATGGCACGGAGGacagggggtgagtattctcagctcccttTGCTGaaccgatccgtaaggggagctaaaatcttaacttttttaaacttttcgttAACTTTAACACGATCGCCCCACCTGCgatggggattccgctttcctgctctgtttggggagaaGTGAATGACAACTCCTGTTGCTGAACGGTTCAGTATTTGTACAGAATCACATAGCgccaggcggaccccattgactataaattGGGTGTGCCCACTTTCCACCCAGCTAAAAGGTTtggggacagaagaaaaagcactgcgtgcctggtatttgcagccggatctgcgacagaacctccaacCAGAAGTTcctatgcagatgtgaaaccagcctaaagctgccttcacactggcagtcTTAggccaaatatgaaccccattctttggaatgggTCAATTCACattagcaccggccccattgaaagcaatggaaatcTCTGTGATTCTTtgttgtggctgtcacagccgtggcggggattcccttcatccctgcagtgatgcgaggctgttttcccatcaaaacacctcgcatccacggggctttcacattgATGGCGAGGGTGATAACTGGTCGCAATTAATGGCATATCTcccatgccagtgtgaaggcagccataGGGCgttctcacacaagcgtttgttaaaaacactgcatttttcaGCGTTGAGAGTACATTTTACAGAATTTTGTGAGCTGTATATAGCATTTTCAACGCacctcattcatttgaatgggcaatgcagggtgcaaaaacacactgcaatactgaaagtAGATCATACAGTGTGCGTTATAACCGCTGCACTACAACACTAGTCTGAGaaggcccattaaaatgaatggaggcttagtgCAGGGTTTTTTAGGGGTGTTGAAAATGCTGTCAAAAAAATGGCTGTGCGAGAGAAGCGTAACACCTTCATACTGTTGCTGTATAGTATCCCTAGAGAAAGACAGTGATCATATAGTGAAACACGGAAAAATTACATAAATACTGATCAGTCAAAAGAAGAATAAACCATTATATACAGTGACTCTCAGGTGATGTCTTTTCTGATTGGATTTGTTTCTTTTCCCCATCTtttcctaaggcctccttcacatggactacaaaacgcatgtatgtgaagcccatggtttccaatgggttctttcaggctacaaaacatctcatgtgaaggaacctattgaaaaccatgggcttcacatacatgcattttgtagcccgtgtgaaggaggctttaGAGCACCGTGTCAGCGACTGATAGCTGCATTTCATCTTTACAGAGTTTGCAAGAAACATTTTTCAGGTTGCCTGCTTTCCCGGGAGGTCCACACCCTCTTTAAAACTTCAAATGCTGCTCCccctataagggctccttcacactggcgagggcaatatcgccatccatgtgaaacccacagatgtgaggtgttttcatgtgaaaacagcctcgcatcactgtggggatgaagggaattcccactgcggcagaggatcgcagagtgctcccattgttttcagtggggtcggtgctgctgccgccggccttattgaaaacaatgggggatcttgcagaaagttaggacatgctgcgattattcttCCAGTATAGTATCACAATGCGGTGCCAttcaggaaaacatcgctaatgtgaaagaacccattcagAAGAACCAGTTTCATAtgtgtcttgcaacacacaaatttcACACGtatttctcgccagtgtgaaggcagcctaagggctaaTGGCCACAGGcttttttcaccacgtattacgtgCACAGCGAAGGAAGGCATTGAAAGTCAATCGGCTTTCTTCCATACATACGAGCGTGTGTACACAGTGTTTAGATACGCAAAAGAAATAAGTTGCCGCGCGGTTTATTTCTCTGCGTATAATACAGAGACCTTTTATGGGCTCCGTATGGAAATGCTGCCCGTACGCAGACATTGTGAGAGGGCAGTGTTTCAATATGcatcaaaaaaagaaaatcacactgcgcatgtctgtgacGGCAGATTCTCGGCCATGTGCAGTACATACTCATCCCATATgcggtctctgctggcagagcaaaAGGGCTGCATATGTGTAAAATGGCATGGGAGACACACACCCTTTAATGCATCTGGCTGTGGACATAAGCCCAAACTGTGCCAACCTGCTGTTATCCCTGAGAATGTGGCTGCTGGGCAGCTCAATGCCCCCCCAAAATACTGTATTATATGAGGACCATCACATATCACCAAAAAGTGCAGTTACACCATGCTATGTTATCCACCCCGACAATGGTAGATACAGGCGCATACATAGAACTCATAGTGcaccaaataaaaaatatatatttgttttagaGGCAACACATCTATATTATGGTGGGCTTGGCTATAGCAGCTCAGCTTTAGGTTGCCTGCAAATGGCAGAGCAGGATTCCGTCTCTGACCGTGGCCAGCGACCCTACATAccagtcttctttcttcttttctgtattgcagatggtcgTGGCGAGCCTTCCATAGTACAGATTGTTTTGAAACTCCTACTTTTCTCGTGGAATCCGCAGCCCATCAGCAAtatcaattgacttcaatggaagtcgttcaTGTGGACACCACAGGACAATGTGTGGCTTTTCCTCCATaagcagaaaccgcaatttgtctctgctgtgtgcaggaagaatcgatttcgcATAGCGTGTAATgcacagtatttgctgcggatgccCGCCACCAATTCCGCAGCAAAACTCCCGTCTGCGGATCGccttagtatacctctaaataatgcagtcaccgtaTAATAGAtatcagctctacacagtgatggtGATTATAGTGCAACTACCATCAGTGATCACAGATGATATCTACTGATTGGTGATGGCCATTTTCATTCTggtcccagaccaccatgaagatgtCCTCCAGCCACGACACCTCTTTGCACTCCCTAGTTATCCTGCTGCTACCTCCCCCCCCGTAGTACTGGCACCCCCTCACTGACGCAACATTTCActgccataggccgcctgcacacgagcgggtcggatccggcagcgagaattctcgccgcgggacccgacccgagagcctgcagggacgagcgcgtactctcccgcgcctcgcagccccagctctttcatgtgccggctgcggcgcagccggcgcatgcgcagaccggagccggcggccgggtgagtgcgtgccccgcagaaaaataggacatgccgcggtttgttggccgcgcgagatttcgcgcggccaaactgcggccgtctgcataggagtgcgtattgtaatgcactcctatgcaaactttcagcggcgggatttccgcccgtgtgcaggcggccatacccTATGTGTTTCCTCATATGTTCAATCAGCAGCCGCACAATAGGCACTTCTTAGTAACTTACACTCCAGCTCCTTCAGATGAATCCCGTGCAAGCTGCCTTCTTCCCCTGAGTAGCTTGtaggttagggcccttttacatgggcagatacaTTGTTTAGTCTAAATGCTGTatgcatctgtgcagtagtttgagagaaacttgcatttaattagtagcagccagacacagaagtagtcctgcatattcatgatcAGCAGACAAGCTACACCCATCCCGCCCTCcagtcagtgattggcagctctcaCTATGCACAGTAGTCAATCAGTGGATGTAGGGCGGGTTGGGTGTAAGGAGCCTGTAGATCATGAATATGCAGGAGCAACCAGGCAATCCAGTTCCCCAAATAGCTGAATACTGCTGCCTGAgcccaagggcttattcagacgaccgtacatcggccgggtattcacaccaggccgatatacggtgtccctctctgcaggggaggaggctggaagggtcgggagcagtgcgctgagctcccgactcttccagcctcccccgcTGCAGAGatggacactgtatatcggccaggcatgaatacccgtccgatatacggtcgtctgaataagctctaaggtccaatgtccacgagcagatttgatttgcggcacCCGCAAATCAAAccgcctatagggatgcattagcatccgcaaaacaatttaaagtgtgcggatgtgatttttttttttttcccccggcaggagaaaatcgcagcatgctccactttctgcggattcccacatggacagcttccgatgaagtcaatggaagccgtccgatcagtGGCACAGCCACAGCTAACATTGTGGACGTGcctcgggaaagcaggagatttgggggaaacaaaatgcactgcacatgcgctgggTGCTTTTGACTGCGTTAATCttcgtttaaatgctgtcaaaaaTATGCAACTATAAGTTGTGCTGCGTTTTAGCTGCAATGTAAATGCTGCCCATTCATCTCAACGGGCGATGCACTGCGTTTTACAATGCTGaaacgccaaaagatagaacatgtatcGCTCTAAAAATGCTGAATTTTAACGCTTGTGTAAGCTGTCCGATTGTAATGAATTGGAGCATTGCAACACTGAAAACGAAGCTCCAAATGCTGAGAAAACTGCCTGTGTAAGGGAGGCAAAGGCAGCTTTCACACGGGCGGGAAAATCGCATGTACAATCACAGCATGtacgtgaagcccatgctttccaatgggttcctttacattagccatgttttgtaggctgttctattgcgagagaaaaaaaattgtgccatgctctatacagctgcgatttgcgatgttttgtagcccatgtttctctacccGTTTGAATCTGGCCTTTTTcatcgcattccaggagccataacttcttAATTTTTCTAtcgacttaagccccatttacactgacaaatgatcgctcaaaagtcgcttgaacgATAGTTTGagagacagttttgagcgatcatctttgcgtactTAATAGTAGTAGCTAAGTagttactatagactatgcagcTGGAGCGGGACACAGCCACAGCCGCTAACAGAGGAATACAGCTactttgcatatgcaaacagctgtattcttctctgCTGTGACTGGCAGTGTTTCCACTGTAAATTCACAGCCAGAAATTAgtagagaatcttatcagcgcagccggctgataacagcctgctccactgataacagctgattgctcaattttagcaagctagaattcagtgatcagcgactcgtgcacgaaaactgcatgatgtccctgcatttagacagaatgggaatcgctcaaaagacggctttgagcaatttttgagtgattcttgttgtgtctaaaagggtctATAGCtatatgagtgcttgttttttttgctggaAAAACTGTATTTTACAAATTAcatcattttgggatacataaaaTGCAttgtttaacttaaaggggttgtcccgcgaaacaaagtggggttatacacttctgtatggccatattaatgcactttgtaatgtacattgtgcattaattatgagccatacagaagttattcacttacctgctccattgctagcgtcctcgtttccatggagccgtctaattttcagcgtctaatctcccgattagacgcgcttgcgcagtccggtcttctctgtgttgaatggggcgctcgtgctggagagctgctcctcgtagctccgccccgtcacgtgtgccgattccagccaatcaggaggctggaatcggcaatggaacgcacagaagacctgcggtccaccgagggtgaagatcccggcggccatcttcgcaaggtaagtaagaagtcaccggagcgcggggattcggtaagtactacccgtttttgtttttttttatccctgcatcgggtttgtctcgcgtcgaacgggggggctattgaaaaaaaaaaaaacccgtttcggcgcaggacaacccctttaatttgggaCAACCCCTAAAATTccatcattttatttttacagcgcTCAGCATTTGGAATAAATAATAGTATAGCATTATTCTCTCGGTCAGCATGATTCCGGCGATACGtttatccaattttttttaagatttgctatTGTGTTGCAGCATTCCAAgatccatagcatttttatttttccatcaatggaactTTGAGGGTTTGTTTTATTGCGGGATGAACCCAAACGGAGCAGTAGAACAAAATTCTGGCAAGGTTTTTATGGCATtcgccatgcagtataaatagtgtgttaaaggtggtttcacacctgcaataGGTCTCATTTTTTGGAGGATGTAAAACTGAAATGAACGGAGCAGTTTTTTCAATTGGTTTTCAAAAAACTGCAGGCTTAAAGTTTGCTTTAGTTCCggtttgtttcagtttttttgacTGGAACAGAAATTGATTAcatcaataccaaatgtatacatttttgttacttttacaaactttttaaaaatgtttttttccccttttttatcactgcattcaGAGACCagaaatttttcatttttgtcaAGGGtgctgtctaagggcttattcacacaagcgtatatcagccgccattttcacggccggccagcATACGCTACCTTCTAAGTTGTCTACCCCCTTCCGGCTgtttgcttagctccgccccgtgctggctgcggacaaggggcatgTTTAGCTTCGCCCCTATCCTGCCCGCtcgcattgcaaacagccggagtggaggagagaggccgaGAGCCGGCGAGGTGGAGGGTAAGGGGTAGAcaactcagatggtagtgtagaccggctggccatgaaaacggcgacaatatatgctcctgtgaataagccctaatgctaaCTTCACATAGGTAAGTGCGATATCGGCAGCAGCtgaggattgcagagtttttcccattgttttcaatgtggaaaCCGTGCATTGCATTGTGTGCACCCAACACAAGATGCGATGTTggcgctgccccattgaaaacaatgggcaatgcaaacgtatgcccaaagataggatgtgctgcgatttttttttcctgcatcacacAGCGATATGTCTCGCAACATACAAATCTCACCCGATTTCcttggccgtgtgaaaacggcctaagggttttttgttttttttttgcaagaaaagttgtatttttaaatggtatcATTTGTTGACACTTAACgctttgatcgctttctattccgttttttttgtaaggcaagGTGAGCAAATTTACCTATTTTTGTCATGTTAAGTCGTACTTTTTTCAGGGTGGGCACAGTGCAGGgtaaataaaatactttttttcttcgggtcattacaaatgcagcgATACCAGATTTGTGGTCCCCTCCTCTCTGTTTTTAACATAGTAAATGGGGAAAGCTgggcttttgatttttttttcatagtttAACATTTACTTTCATCCCCTTAGACGACTGGAATATCGCTAGAATACACTACTGTACTTCAGCATAACAGCATATTATAAAGCTTATGTGTATAGTTTCCTGGCTTTcagtcaattcccaatcattgttataaagacttgatTAAAggattggacattgatttgcaggaatgctgcaatccaataggtggcgctgcagaggtattgttccatcttccttatttggatatatttcccagaggagcttgcatgaacttataagtctcctcactcaccttctaggtgccctcCTTGAGGACAGTGGATACCCTTCCCagcccacgtcataggcctctcactagcccagccagaaacctactgtacacggatgaggggcaaaaatGCAGAAACAGCTGTCAGtggtatggttttctggctttcggtcaattctcaatcattgttataaagacttgtttaaagggtctgacattgatttgcaggaatgcttacATCCAATGGGTAGTTCTGGAGAGGTATTGTTacatctgccttatttgcatataaagCTCAGCTCGGAACCAAGCcccataggccaccatagctggtAGACACAGAGACCACATTCAAGCCTCCAGGTGGTATACCAAATCATCAGGACCTCACGATCCATGAAGGGGTCCAATACATGACAGAGGCTGCCCCATTCTCCATTGTTAGTCTTTGCATGCTGCAGTTGCATTGACCAcagcatgcaaagggttaaacagcagagattgACTGTTTTTCCAGTCCCTGTTTGCacaagtgccaggctgtcattCAACAGCCAAGCACCCATTCCCCACTGGCACAGTAGACCCGTGTCAGGTTTCTGATGCAGCACCGTAAAAAGGCATATGGATGGTCATTAAGGGGGTTCAACTCCTTTGtgtttgtcatcaccacatcagCCAGAAaggtcatagtctcactgctcttagacccaccttctatgtcggtgtagaaaccttctttcctctagacacaggATACCACCTTGTTAGTCACAgtactgggtattgtagtccacacattccatttattactttaattgcccATCTTTGCACTGAAGcactgatatatccttcttgagtaacagtgcccaaaactgtccacaatattctatgtgtggtctgaccagtgagttGCAGAGGGGGAGAACAATGCTTTTGTCATGTACTCATAGAAGCTGattagattggtttgacaggagcgatctctcacaaacccatgctgatgtggagttatacagccattttcttgaggtactccaggctAGCATCTTAGGCCTTATGCCCACTGCCAAAAGCATAAACTGCTGCATGggtcacgcagcattttaccaccaTGGGAGCTAGCCATCTCATGCTCATTGTGaccagttatttatttttttaatttccccaTCCTATTGCATATCAGCGTATCTGCAACACAGCAGACATGAATACTGAAGCCGAGCCACCGTATCACTCTAAATGAGGCTTCATCATAGACCGATAGCAGCTCTATACAAGGATAGTGATTactgtgcagttacctccagtgatgacAGGTGAAGTCACCTCTGACTGGAGTTGCTCTCCTTCTCTTTATTATCTGGCTCTAGACTATCATCAAGACTTTCTCCTGCCACGATTCACGTCTGTACACACAACCTCTCCTACTGCTACCCTCAATGCCCCTCTCAGTACCCACCATAAGAGGGCCCCACAAAGTAATTCCTTCCTAGTGCCCACCACAAGACATGTCTTCTTTGTGTCCCCACCAAATATGAGATCTCCTTCTGGGTGCCCATAAATAGCGTCCCATCTGTGCCTACACGAAGTACTAtagctccctctgtgtctgcaAAGTAACATAGCCTCTACAAAGTAGGAGTAGCCCACTGTGCCCCTACATAGTACTAGTGGCCCTCTAGTGCCTAGTCCACACAGGTCTTCTGTCCCGTGCGCCCCAAAGGACCCCTTTCAACTTCCTGACTCACAGGTTGCACTCACAGCATGTCAATGTGTATCCCAACTCCTCCTGTCTCCAACGCTTCACAAGAGAGAAGACAATGGAGCAATCAGGATATGCTGAAGGCACACTGCCAGCACAACCCAAAGTAAGGAAGGTCTACACTGCTGTAAGGAGTCCTGGGGGGCCGAAGTAATAGTAGCTCTTAATGAGTGCAGCGAGGAGGTCTTCAGGTCCCCCTGACAGTCACAAGTACAACGGCTGCAATCCCTATGACTACTCCACTAGTTCACAGATCTCCATACCAGTAACTGGTATACCAGCTCCGCAACAAAATGGGAACAGGATAGGTTTGTTTATCACCAAATGAAATAAGACAACCACATGTTATGTGACTCTTCACATTTAATTGAAAACAATTGAGACCTTCTATTAATCAGTGTTTAGAAAACATGTATGGCACTAGGGTGAAGTGCTGGTCCAATCTGTAACACATCACACCATGAAGTCAATTATTTCAACTTTGACCGCTTTCTGGTCTGTACTAGTGTTCTTCACTCATGCCGGACTCGTTGCAATGCTACATAAAAGTTACTCTTCTCCTCCAGACTGTGCCAGCCAATGGGCCCTACTTCGCAGTCTGCACACACTAGGAACTTTACGTTTCCTACGTCCTTGGTGAAGCCCACATTTTCAAAAGTAAACATGTCGTGTACCAGCCAGTGCTCAACAAGAAGCTCCGTGTCTGGATTGGATTCATCAGCCAGAGAGGATTTCTTCTTCATTGAAGGCAGAAGAAgctgcaggggggaaaaaaataaataaataaatggcgtTTTACAACAAAAGAGGCTTaacagatattaaccccttagtgaccattgcctttttatgtcctggcctgctgggcttaattcccagaggacgtaaaaacatgcatc
This window contains:
- the RABIF gene encoding guanine nucleotide exchange factor MSS4, with protein sequence MRMDETLVSADGKNSRAVLCQRCGCRVLSVGTATLAKRELLLPSMKKKSSLADESNPDTELLVEHWLVHDMFTFENVGFTKDVGNVKFLVCADCEVGPIGWHSLEEKSNFYVALQRVRHE